In Acidobacteriota bacterium, the DNA window CCGACATCAACGCGGCTCTTCTCGCCGATTCCGAACTGGTGCTGATCGGCGACCGCGAAGACGAGCGGCGCTTCTTCGAACGCTATGGAAAACGACCTCTGAGGTAACGCCAAGACGACCTCTGAGGTAATTACCGTCGCAAGTTATCGGTAATTACCTCAGAGGTCGTTTTGCTGTCACCTCAGAGGTCGTTTTACACCAGGTCCGCGGGCCGATCGACGTCGCGATGCACGCCGGGATCAGGAACATCGATCGTCAGGAACTCGTCGCGTGAACGCTCCGCACTCAGCGTGGATTCCACCGGGGCCAACAGGATGCGGGAGCGCAGCGTCGCGGAACACGCGATCGGGTGCCCCCGACGGCCGTTAAAACTCGCGCAGGCCGTCAGGCCCGACTCGCTCGCGGCCGCGATTACTGCGGCCACGGTGGCCGGCTGCACGTACGGCATATCACCCGGCAGCAGGACGCAGGCGTCACCCTCCCCGGTCTCGGCGATGCCCGCCTGAATCGACGAGAACATCCCGCGCGACGGATCGGAATTGACGACCACCGAGATCGGCAGACCCGCCAGAACGGCCCGCACCGCGGCTTCCTCGTCCGCAGACACCACCACCACGCAGCGATCGGCACCGCCAGACAACAACGAAGAGACGGTCCGCCGCACCATGGGCTCGCCGTCAACCACCGTCAGGAGCTTGTGAGGCCGCCCCGGGGCTTCTGCGGCGAATCGCGAGCCCTTGCCCGCTGCGGGCACCACCCCAATCGTCGCCATTA includes these proteins:
- a CDS encoding nucleotidyltransferase family protein, whose amino-acid sequence is MATIGVVPAAGKGSRFAAEAPGRPHKLLTVVDGEPMVRRTVSSLLSGGADRCVVVVSADEEAAVRAVLAGLPISVVVNSDPSRGMFSSIQAGIAETGEGDACVLLPGDMPYVQPATVAAVIAAASESGLTACASFNGRRGHPIACSATLRSRILLAPVESTLSAERSRDEFLTIDVPDPGVHRDVDRPADLV